The segment tcttttttttcctcatttaattAAGTCTGTGTGTAACAGGACTCAGCAAATCCAATGTCAGGCCTGTCCACTGCCTCAGGTCTTAATTTCTACCTTGTATCATTTGACTTAGTTAATTTAATTGTCGTATTTTAATAGAGTTGTGTGTAATGGGGTTCACTGAATCCATTATATGCTTCATCTGCCACTTTAGTTTACTTTTTGTCTCACATTAAACTGCCATACCTTGAGCCTTCACAATACTTTTCCCATTCTAAACATGGCTTATTTCTATAAATCACCAATTCTGTATTCTGAGTTCAGTTGTTCCTTTTGATTTGCAACAGGCTCTAATAGACCTTCCTCTTTACTTAAAAGTAGTTTACTATAGCTAAATCATCTTTATAAGCATGTCCTACTAGTGTAAATACTTTTGCAGCTCCCTTAATTGGGGCTTCTTTCTGACTGGCTTCTGTGTCTTGCATGTCTTTCCAACTTGCTTTATAGTTACAGAGAGTTACCACCAACCTGCCTCTTCCTCAGCAAGCCCCAAAACTCCTCTTGCCTTAGTTCAGTCTACCTTTATTCTATAGTAGGCCTGGTTGTTAGTCATGTACTCCCTTGGACGGAGGAGTACACTGATTGACAAGTGAGACTGATGCCAGTACTGCATTAAAGGGCTAGCTTGCTCCATGACTGCAAAAGGTGGATAAACCCCTGGGCCTCTAAATCAGTATTTAGGCACCTGATTTAAGAGAGTCTCAAGTGCTTTCTACACTTCAGGTATTTTCTGAAAGTCAAGCCATTTTTAGATACCTAAATATTGACTAAAAATGTTGCCCCTAGCTTTTTATCTCAGATTTCACTATTTTATGTACAGAACTTTTTATAATTGGcacaaagaaaaaatgtatttttgacaTAAACCAGACAATTACTGTCGTTTATTGCTAGTGTAAGAAGGGTACAAAAAGTCTCTTCATGTTCTATTGCTTtgggaaacagaaggaaaactaACATGCCAGTGACAATGAAAATAGTACATTTGTGAATCCATCTGTCCTGGCCTGGAAACATTGATTCAGTTATCTGTGCATTTTGAGGTGTGAACTCCCAAATCTAGAACTGAGTTTGTTTTGGCTTTTGACCCTATTCTGAAATACCAGAGCTGCTGCATTTAATCAAAGGcacaaatgtgttttttttttagttttagaaTTCATATAAATATATGTGCTTTGTCAGTGCCAATTCCTTGTAGGCAAGGGAGGAGGGGAACTGTTCTAGTTTCCTTTCTAATCATACAGACTAGCTTGACAGCTTTATTTAAAATTGGGAAGCTTTGCCCACTGTAATACCACTTCACTTACTTAAACATTTGCTTAGAGAAGAAAGCTGAAGTAACTGCTTGCCTTTCTATTAGTGGATAGTAATTCAGAGCTTTTATGCATCTGTTCTACTAAAACTACATGCAGAGATGAACACTTAATGCAAAGCAGTATTCAGGAGAAGAAGGCATTGGTGTTAGCTGTAAAATCAAGACTCTGACTAGAAGGAAAAGGTATTGATAACATCAAGGAAACACTAAGGCTGTCCTCAGGGGTGATAATTAGCTTTCTTTCATCTTGTTTTTATAAGGAGtcttagttttatttttcttatttgtgATGTAGACTATATTGAATTTATTTCTCTCTACTTAATTGTATGCCAGTGTCCATGCACAATAATTATGCATGTGTGATTTGTTAAGGTGTAGGCTCCAGAACCAATGcttcataattttttctttatttaaaaaaattacatccCAAAAACCCACATTAAGGAATATTTTTACAGTAAGAAATCAAGATTGTATGCATCTTTTGGCCTTGAAGCCAAAAGCCAGAAAAGTAATGGGGATAATTGTTGGGTTTCAGACAAAGACTACCAGTTAAAATGCTTAAAGTGTTCCAGAAAgctttaatagaaaaaaattgcAGGGGTTTAAAAACTAACAAATTACAATATAATCAACATAAACTCTTGAGCGAAAACTATGAACTGTGACTATGATCTGTTTGTTTTCCATAAATAATTATAATAGTTAACATTTGAAATATCTGGTAATCAGTGTGTGAATAGAACCCAATGCCTCTGGCTTTCTTTTGAACATTACTTTTTCTGTGTTATCAAGAATGTTCTAACATTGTATGTCAGCATTTTTTTATATTAGTATTGTTGCTTCAGTGAACAAAGTGTTTCAGCTTCATCTAAGAGTGCTTCCTTAGTACTTCTTGCTTTGCAGCAAGTGTTACTTCTTTTCTTAATTGAAGCTATGTGGAGTCAAGCAAATGCAGCCGGCTTCCTGGTTTCTAGATGTATTAATGTATTTGTAGTGGTTATGATAGTAAGTTCATTCATAACTGCACATAATGTTGGTACCAAGAGAGCAAGATAAAGCATAGCCATAAACTTTTAGTTTCTGGTTCAGATAAAGTTGTGGTAGCTGCATGATTGTGAAATCCTCATTTAAAGATTCAGATTGTAATTGACATGAATTTGCTTACAGTGCGATGCAGGAGTATACTGGAGACCATCTGAGTATTTTTAGTAATCATTTTGGATTTTATAGTTACTTCATGAATATTGGATGGTACTGAGGGATCATGTGTCTGCTATCGATGAACTTGCCATGGCCACAGAACGGCTAAGAGTGCGTCATCCTGATGAGCCCAAGCCTAACCCTCCAGTACTTCACATCATAGAACCACATGAGGTAAAATAATGGTGTTCTCTTGTTCCTGTTcccgttctctctctctctctctctctctctcttcatatgTGTGTAGACAGATATGTTGCCTTAGGTTACATCAACATACCTTAGGAGGCTTTGGACAAGGAGAgtggcagctgtgatccccaggatccaggggtttcacacacctCTGAATCCTAGAGATGGCAGCAGCCATGATTCTCAGGGTCTGGGGTTTTTCACTGGGCATGGTGTGCCTCTggggctggaagccctgtcagctgaaggGAGACTGCagaggagaccctgctacatgtgcaaattataGCAAcctgctataaagttagtgcacatttctgaggtctaacttcatagctggttgtaGCTTTTTATTGTGTACTTTTATTATTGTACTTTTCACATGTAACTGGCAATTGCACAGTTAATAAATTGTACAATAGTTGTAACGTGTAAAGGGGGCCTATATCTATACATAGATATCTATATGTATGTAGTTCTATAACGATtcatctatatataaatatattgttTATATATCTGTCATTATATATAGATATGAAGATATGGGTGTAGGCCTTACTGATTAATACAAGCATTTAGCAGTACATGTACAACTTATGGAGATCTGagacaagttcaataaaccaatttaatgtaaaccagttaagtctgatactacatctgtcTAGGTTTATCTTACACTGATTTTGGCCCtcttgaaagtggtttatatgcactgaatttctgttgtgttacagatttgaactggtttctgatcacttgtaccagtttatGTAATTTCTGTGCCCAGCTATAAAGGTTTTGTTAAAAGCAGGCCTGACTGAAGGCTAACCCCATACCCACCACATCCCGAGACTGGTGTCTTTGAAGTTAAGCTTGATAACCCCTTGACAaaaattgattgattgattgattgattgattgattgccAAAGAGTCCAAAATGCACATAAGAGAATATCAAAAGGTACAAGGATTTAGGGTAGTTTGGTAAGGGGTGATGCTGTTTATGTAAGTATCTAATGCAAACGAATTGCTTGAATTGCTGTAAGGAGGCCTGAAAAATTCTGGAACTTTGTACTAGGCCTAtgggactctctctctctctctctctcttcaagttGAACCTGTGTCTTATCACAAGCATCCAGGACTTGCAACTTTTAGGCAAGTGTGTTAGCAAGGTGGTGCTTTGTAGGTAATAAAACTTATTGAGTCTTTGCCACTGAACTATATTTGTGATAATTAAGTGTATAATGTTGAGGTCCTCAAGGAAACActcatgctgcctgctgcagcacagaCAGCACCTGCCAGAATGCTTCTACACAAATAACTACACTGACCAGCaggggcaacacgtagggggtgtatgtgcaccgtCTGAAAGCACCGGTGCATGGCCTGTCAGGCCATGCTTCCtgtttagctggcaggcagtggggcaggcggGAGTACCAGTGCCCCCCCGCCCGCCGCGGACACGAGCTGGGGAGCGCTGGCCGCTTTTACAGTGAGTGAGGTCGGCGACCAGAAGACTCTCTCTTTCCCCGGCCAGTGGGATTGGttgctgggggacacccccctccccagtcactgACTTGTGGCATAGGGGccaactcaagaggcaccagacatcCATGCTGACCAGGATAAAAACAGAGGAGTAACAATGAACTATATGCTTGGTTTCTAATTTTCTACAAATTCTTAGATTCTGCATTCAGCAAAACATTCAACTTACCCTGCAAAAATAGGgttgaaaaattaatttttaagtGGCATGATAGTTGTAATGCATAATGTagaatttcctttttaaagaacAGACTTTTTACAAAACCATAGAAATGTATTCATTAAACTAAAGGGGaatcacttattttttttagtcCTCAGCATTTATCTATAGTGTTTGCAGTTTTTGCAGGATTAAAATGGACTAGAAACAAAAGTCAACTGATCCATTGTCATAGAATATGCTAactaagtggttctcaaccttattagATTTAGGACATCGCTCCACAAACTTTTGGAATTTGGTGGCACCCCTgggtgagaaccactgttgtactgCCTCAGTTTACTTCTGTTGTTTTCAATcagggtgctgccactgcacttGGGTAAAAATGCCTTGTGTACACCCAGGCTGGACAGGGTTATAGCATGTGTGTTCCCCTACTTCCATTTGGGTATTTGAATAAGACTAAAACAGGCAGGAGACCCTGCCTATGCTGCAGCCCTTTCTagtctgcccccctcctcccatgcTTCTCCTGGAAACAGGCATGCAGGAATGTTTTTGGGCAGTGTTGTGCAGGGAAGGGTCATGGCACAAGCAGGCTCTCTTGCCTGTGTTATGCTATCAAGAACCTTTACGAAGAGAAGGAGCAAgcacccatgcccctgccctttcTGGTCTGGCTGTGCACAAGGTAGGCAGGACATTTTTACCTGGCCATTGTGGTGGCAGTAGCTGTtatgtggcacccctgaaagggtcttgtagcaccctagttgagaaccactgagctaaatGAAGAACAGAGAAAACTAAAGTAAAAAACAGCATAGGTTGTGAAAAATTACTAAACAGTTGGGGTCAGCTCACACAGGTTGGTTGAAGAATTATCATTGGGTGCTGGGATCAATTATTCTGTAAATTGAGGTTCTCCAACTTCTTGATGGCCATGCACTGCATGGGCTGTAGACCAGGAGGCTGCATGCCACTTGGGCCACTTGCTATGtacttccttctccccctccccacctcctgccatttTTCTAGAGGTCTAGAAAATATTTCATACAAGTTGGGGTTTGGAGGAATTGAGATTTAGTCtatgaagagaagactgaggggttcCATAACAGGCCTGAAATACCAGGAAGGTTCTTATGAAGAGGGTGGCAATGCATTGTTCTCTGTAGATACAGGGCACAGGACAAGAAATCATGGAGATTTTGGTTGGATATATGAAGAACTGTCTAATTCTGAGGGTGGTTAATTAAGCACTAGAATGGATtatagagaggttgtggactctccaatactaaaaaatgttgaatgcaggttagacaaatgtcTTTCTGGGATGGCTTAAACAAGGAAGactttgccttgagcagggggtttgatTAGTTTCAAGGCCTTTCCAGCCCTATCTTTGACCCTCTTTTGTGTGATTCCTTATCCATGCTTAATAAATGCTGTTTTTTAGGTAGAGCAAAATCGAGTGAAACTTTTGAATGACAAGGCAGTTGCCAAATCCCAGCTTCAGAAGAAACTAGGCCAGCTCCTGTATCTCACTAATTTAGAGAAGGTACAGTATGCTTGTTACTCCCATATTACAGTTTAGTGTCAACCTCTAGTGCCCATATGGGCAATCTGCTTCAGtgctttcatttatttatatatttatcagTAGATTATAGTTTTACTCTAAAGATGCATTGTAATCTTATTACCTTGTATTGTGATTACCACATGATATATTACATAATCCATGTTGTATATGTTACATAAAAATACTGTGTAACATAATATATTTTGGCCACTTTCTAAATCACTCAAATGTGAACATATAAACAATCTAAAAcaacttttgtttcttttcagctCTTGGTATGGAAATCTGTAAATAAGCAGAAATAATATAATTGTCAAAAGTATCCACTAAATATATGTGCTAATTTTCATAAGGTTCTTTAAAGATATTATTTTGTTGAAACATAATATTCAAATAGGTCAAATTGTTTGCAGAAGAGTGGTTCTCAACAgaaacactgctgctgcagccatttaAGAGTGCCCCTTGTGCTTCATATGGACCCAGATTGGGAAGTGGTTATGGCAGGAGCTGGCAGTCCTGCCTGCATTAGGTTTAAGGCAAGTATGGCCCCGCGTATCCTTGCATATTCCTTTTGGAAAGATGCAGGTGGGTGAGCTCcatctggaggcagcagcacagcagcctagAGATAAATTAGACACATGGGACTGCCCCACGTGCATCTGTTCCCAGGACAGGCATGTGGAGCAAGACTGGGAACATCTGTGGTAGgagccagtgctcctgcctgcattaggttTATCAAATAAACCTAAAAGAGAAATAAACCTTTAGCTCCATCTGAGGCACACAGCAGTTTCACCTGGTTGTGGTACCACTGGTGcttcagcacccttgaaaagggTCACATGGCACCCTGGcataccatggcaccctggttgagaaccactgcttcaaAAGTTTATTTTGTGATACTGGATTTAAATGCCTGTTAGATCTTTGCCTTGATTTAATAAGTTCATCACCAGTATTGAGCACTCTGATTAGTTTACTGTCACTGGTTTCCCAGCAACCTCTGGTCATTCTACCCGTGAGAAATTCTGTATCTTCTGCCCCACTTCTTCCGTTGTATAAGTCCCCAGTTATCTCAAGAGATTATGGAACAAGACAAGCTAATTGTTTTAATTCAATTACACCTTGAATATCTTGGAATGGTTTTATGATGGTGAGATGATGTCTCTCCAAGCGCTGTTTGGTGACACACATCCGTACCCAAGTATTTATAATACAAATAGTAAGTACTTTGTATATGTTTTTAAATCATCTAAAGCAGACAGTTAACAGGTAATTATTTCAGATAAAGATTGTACAGAATTGTGCTCAATATATTAAGGGATAATTACCCAGTGTGTTTAAGATGGAGACTGCCCTGGTGCAGATGACCTGTTGTACAAAGTTTGATTTGGTGATATTGATGCCGACTACTTTTTGCCAATTGTTTGAACAACAAAAATTAGTCAAAGCACAGGTGAACAAGGTTTAGTATGATTCAGGCAGACTAAAAATGTGTTATAAATATTACTTTAAACTTTCAGAAATCAaagatctttcttctttttttttattccttcctaCAGAAATCACagaacatttcattaaaaatttaATTACACTTTTAAACATATTTGATTATTTTGGTCTGTTATATAATCTggctgatgtaaaaaaaaaattgtagtagCTTTTGTAGTGTAAATTGAACCttaatttaaaaagaaggaaaagagatcTCTACATTTTTCATCACACTTTTTGTTACATTGAAACACTTCTCAGGAATATTTTCAAAGTCTGATACAGTTTGATAAACAGATATAAATAGAACTGTTATCATTAATTAAATACTCTATTTACTATTTTTGATTCATGGGGTGGAGAAGATAACCTGGTTTTATTTCTACAAAAATTAGCAAAGGATGTTTAGCAACTTTAAAAGCAGTTATAAAATCAGTTCAGGATTGACTGTAATACTGTATTTGTTCAAATATGGTGAGGGTTTCCCCCCTCATTTAGCACAGGGCAGAAAAAACctctcatcttagaatcaagtacaGACCAGGCAAGCTATTGCTGTCGCTGTGGAAGAGGGGCATGGGTGGCTCATGTGACAGGTAGGGTGTGCATGGGAGAGCACGGGGAAGAGCCAGTGGGATTGTGGGAGAAGGGATGGACAGAGCAAGTGGGGCACGTGTGGGGAAACggcacaggggaagggacatGTGAGCACAGTGCAGGGGGGAGCGCAGGGGAAAAGGGTGTGCAGTGCAGGGTGGGAacaaggggaaggagtgcatgaTAACAGGGGGAAACACAGGAGAGAGCAGTGGAGGTATTGCAGGAGAAGGGACGTGGGTAACATGGGAGGGTGTGCGATGCAGGGGAAACACGAGGAAGGGGCACGCAGCTCAGGGGGAGCACTGGTGAAGAAATACACAGAGCGACGGGAATGCAGGAAAAGAGACATGGGGTGCAGGGTAGGGAAGCAGCAAGGGGGTGCACACTATAGATGGGGAAAGGGTGAGCAGTTCTGGGGGAACATGAGGAagggatgagtggtgtggggaaAGGGATGCATAGGGTGCTGGGCAAGTGGATTGTGGAGCAAGGGGAGCATAGGGAACAGGTTTGTTGAAGGAGTACATAGTGAATGGTGAGCACTGAGAGAGGCATgcacagggaaggggtgtgtggagtGGTTGCTATGGCTTTGACCCCCACCCTGACTGGGGTTGGAGACTGAAGTCAGAGCCAGTGCTACTGTTTGGCCCTACCAGGTGCTCCGTGCCCCCAGCAGAGATAAAGCAAAAACAACTGTAAAGGTGAAGAGGTCGTGGTAGGAAGGGGAAGGCACTAGGGgcaagtggcaagggggaggacaAGGGGCataaggcaggctgcctgccccccagctaCTACTTCTCTGCTACTAGCTTTCCTGTGGAAGTGGTAGGAGGAATGAATTTAAAAGGACCCTTCAAGaactagattctagacatggaaaattcaaactaatttataattttccatgtctccAATCTCATAGTtgaagggttgtcttaaattcagtgtTGTCTTAGATTCGAGTAGATAAACTTTCCAAatagattatttaaaatatagatgatctttttgggggtttttttgaaaaatgaaaatgtttctgttttataGTCTCAGGATAAAACCACTGGTGGAGTTAATCCAGAACCCTGTCCAATTTGTGCTCGCCAACTGGGAAAGCAGGTAAATAACCAGGAAGTGATACTCTCTTTTACAAAATTCTTAGACTTGATTTCTGCCATCTGAATTTAAATGAGCATTGTGTTTAAATCTGGGAAATTTAAGATTTTTTCAAAAACACCATGTTATTGAATCCTCTCATCCGTGTATATGTTCCTTTCGATTTCTTTACTCAATGAAAGGTGGAATATAAGGTCTGGTGTTCTGTATTTGTTcttactgaattttttttttttcttctgagaatagaagacttaaaaaaatgcatattaGCTGTTCAGAGACTAATGGGACGCAATAGGATAGATACTGATACTCtggattcttttatttttcagaacTAGAAAAGCTGGAATTTGAGAGTGAGTTTAGTGAAAAATGTGAGATTATGAGATGCATGCCCTATGTCTTTAAATACAGGTGCAGTATAGGTAATGCTTCATGTACTGTCTGCTGAATTTAAACTAGTACCCAAGACTAAAAGGCTCTATATCTTTTTATCATGTCTGCTGTGTTACCTGGTCTCTTCAGAATTTATATTTTGTTCTAAAgcttatggctgcctatacacatgctggtttgcgttctaattagaatgcttccGCATGGTCTCACTGTCGCATGTATAATGATGTTATATCTCATCAAatgaagtttagataaagcatctcaTGGTGGGGccttaatacatgtgacaatggggtattttaattagagtggctctctaggaaccactctaattaattaagatgcttcccccaccctccagttcTTGAGCATTTGTATAGGTAGCCATAGTTCTCAGACTACTTGGGTGGTCCACAGAACTGGGTGATCACATCTGGGGGCTGAATTCTTCATTGTCAGTTGCTAAAACTACATTAATTGTAAAATACTAGTTCTTTGTTAATTGTTGCAGTTGTCATAGGAGTATTATTACATAACCCCTCCTAAAGGGAGGGTGTCCCCAACACAGTCTCTGCATTAATTTATAGTCCATTCCATAGAAACCCCATATTGAAAACATTCTTTTTAAGAAGTGGAGTGCCATTGCAATTAACAGTCTtatcaaaaaaattaaaacatttggtCTCAGGACTTTTGAAGTAAGAATTGTCACTTTTTTGTATTGCGATGACAAGGTGAAATCTGAATCAAAATATAGGTTCTATAAAATATAAACTCTTCCAAACTGAAATCCAaaagaaatatttccatttaaGTTTCTTAAATTCTTTTACAAACAGTAACATGTTTCCTTCTTTGTTATGTATAGTCTGCATTACAGCATGGTTTTAGGTCATAactacgttaaaaaaaaaaaaaaaaaagattttgtaaaataaaaaaagtttacCCTATCTGATTTAGCTTTCCAAACTGAGACAAAGATGATAAACATAAATAGTAAATCTTCTTTGAAAACTTCCATTAAAAATTGTTCTTTCtttgaaattaatttatttccttGAAATGTTGAAATTCAGGATTTTTCAACTAGCTCCAGTagtgttggtttttttaaaattcCCTCAGTTTTAATATTCTGAAGAGTTGTCTTATTAAAGGTAAGGTCATGTTTTGTTAACATAATCTTAACTTTTTTACGTGCCtctgtgagtgcatgtgtgaggaaaaaaataatatattttttaatttccctTTCCAGTGGGCAGTTCTGACTTGTGGGCATTGCTTCTGCAATGAATGTATAGCTATAATTATAGAACAGTACAGTGTTGGCACCCGCAGGAGTTCGATTAAGTGTGCCATCTGCAGACAGACAACCTCTCATAAAGAAATATCTTACGTCTTCACTGCAGAGACTGCAAACCAAGAAGATGATATTCCTGTGAAGGTAATCAGCCTTACGTAGAATTTCTTGGCACAGATTTTCAGAGATACATACTCTAAGAGGTTTTTTGCAGCTAAGTTGGATGTGATTTCAGCGAAGTTGGATGTTATTTACCTGAACTTTTTTGATGGCATGAGCCTCATTTTTTACAACTGTCTAAAAAATATGGTCGTTTGGAAGCATTAAGTAAACActtcttttttccaaaaaataattCTACCTTCATGTTTTAAAAGCTGCTGCATGATGGCCTCAAAGATCAGATGTTTTAAAACTATAGGAGTAGATACGTCTGCCCAAAGTCTGTTAGGTGAATTAGAAAGctaaatttttgcaaaaatatggaCTGTCTGTCCTTCGTGTGAAAAAGGCTTTGGTTAGTCTTAGTCAAGTTTTCTTAACATCTGATATCATGTAATTATAGATTCATACATATGTAAATGATGAATTGTTTGGTTGACTGTCAAATTATTAATTGGCTTTCTGTAGCTAGCCAAAGCTATAATTCCTTTTTTGGATCCAACTCTGTTTACTCAGATGAGTAGCACTTATTAAGATAATTATGTCTTAGCTGCAGGTGTAGCAGGGATTTTTCTCAgttggttaaaatataaaactatttacTGAAGATCCAGGATATTATTTC is part of the Alligator mississippiensis isolate rAllMis1 unplaced genomic scaffold, rAllMis1 scaffold_181, whole genome shotgun sequence genome and harbors:
- the LOC132247115 gene encoding E3 ubiquitin-protein ligase SHPRH-like; this encodes MLQKKIKMQLWTWRSEISDAWCILVYLSVKGQMAIFEEMIEDEEGLVDDRLPTTSRGLWAASETERALKAILSFAKAHRLDAKLTEEGNTFLELFEAWKKEYKLLHEYWMVLRDHVSAIDELAMATERLRVRHPDEPKPNPPVLHIIEPHEVEQNRVKLLNDKAVAKSQLQKKLGQLLYLTNLEKSQDKTTGGVNPEPCPICARQLGKQWAVLTCGHCFCNECIAIIIEQYSVGTRRSSIKCAICRQTTSHKEISYVFTAETANQEDDIPVKVISLT